Genomic window (Gadus macrocephalus chromosome 13, ASM3116895v1):
cacacacactcagatcaTCACATCCATTCAGGTCGTTTCAGGAGTACTTTTGATTAAAATATGTACAATACTTCTAACATCACAATAATCAGATAAAAGTTGATTGAGAACTTATAAAGGAAAgcaagagagaaacaaagaaagaaagaaagaaagagcaacagagagaaagaaaaaaggaaagaaggaTGAacggaaagaaggaaagaaggaaagaaaaacagaaaggacgagagaaagacaggaagaCTCAAAgacagaatgaaagaaagaggaagcgagagggaaagagggactCTGTGTACATcagggttgttgtgtttgtgcctCAGAGCCAGGCAGTGGTGGCTGACCCAAATTCCAGCAGTGACGGGAGAAACTTGGCATCGTCCGCGTCCCGGCATCAGTAATAAGGCCAGCAACCCGAGAGAGGCCGACAGAGAGCAGAGCCGCTTATATCCTATCAGCTGGGCCCTACCCCCTAACGCCGGAGTCTTCAGTGGCTTCAGCACCACTTCACCACTGTTGCTTAGTTAgcagacatgtgtgtgtgtccacacaaCGCTTTATGCAGATTATTCTCtcaggtttgtgtgtttgcatgtgtgtgtgtgtctctgtgtgtgtgtgtgtgtgtgtgtgtgtgtgtgtgtgtgtgtgtgtgtgtgtgtgtgtgtgtgtgtgtgtgtgtgtgtgtgtgtgtgtttgtgtgggggggagagtgtgtgactgtgtgtgcatatgtcttTGTGCCGGTGTGACTACATGCATGCGGAATTACAGGTgcctgtctgcatgtgtgtgcgtgtgggagtcCATTAGACGTAATTCACTAGAAGTGTCCTTAATCAAGTACAAGGTGACAAGAATGTGGAGCGACGGCAGACAGATGTCAGAGCGTTCCCTTCCGTTCAACCTGATCAAACTGTCATTTGCTCTCAAGTCTGACTCGATCTGCCTGGCCTCCAAGCAGCTGTTTACCAATTatgtgatgcacacacacacaaaacacaaacacacaaacacacactcacagtcacacgcatgcactcaaGCATtctcttatacacacacagacacaggcacacactgacacactctctccgacacacacatttatgtacACACATGCTCATGTGCTCATGCAGTCGCACACAgtaggagtgagagagagagaaagtggagaggcacacagacccacacatccACAGTTTTGAATTACACCTCACAATATCTCTTCGTaatgtgtttttcttctttctttcaatTTCTAGTGATGTCATCACTACCTTCACTAACTCCTGACAGTGTGAGgtggcgagtgtgtgtgcaaaacaattttgtgtgtgtgtatacgtctgtgtatgtgtgtgtgtgtatctatttaTAACCATGCATCTTTGTAGATATCTTTTTTGCGAGTGTGCATTTGAGCAATTGTTgttgcgtttgcatgtgtgcgtctgtttgtttaCGAGGTTTCTCCCTCAGTGTtactgtttgtgtatttgtttcatttttttttctgcaaGTATGGATATACCGCTGTCCCTCAGCGTGAcggtgaagagaggagaggaggaggaggaggaggaggaaaaaatGAGCAGAGGgtaggagtggaggaggggatgcgggggggggaaggggggaggtgagggggataatagaacaggaagtgatgagAGGAGCAAAGGAGTGGAATaaaggaaggaggagagtgagggcagaggaggaaaggagggcaGGACGGTGGGAGAACAGTAGAAGAGGAGAAcggggagacgagaggaggcAAAGGAGTACGGGGAATGAgaagaggagaggtggtggagaggaggagggaggagcagaggtcaaaaagtagggagaggagaggaggatgtgaTGCAAGGGGGGGAATTCAGCGGGAGAGGAggcaagaggagaggagaggaggactagGAGGCGGAGAtgaggagcggagaggaggcTATGATGCAAGGAGGTGAATACTGCGGGAGAGTTGGGAAGAGGAAaggagtaggaggtggaggattcgaggagaggagaggaggaggagtgggagaggagaggaggtgaggggaagaGGCTGGCATACCCTGGCCTATACACCGCCatgctgctcctctcctctccgcagCGTCCTTGCCCACTCACCCCGAGCTGACAGCCCGCCGCGACACGCGACCCGGACCCCATGCATATGGATGAGAGCCCAGCGAGACACGGCAACAACAAGCGctggattggtgtgtgtgtgtgtgtgtgtgtgtgtgtgtgtgtgtgtgtgtgtgtgtgtgtgtgtgtgtgtgtgtgtgtgtgtgtgtgtgtgtgtgtgtgtgtgtgtgggtgtgtgtgtgtgtgcgtgtgtgtgtgtgtgtgtctgtgtatttcacACAGGTGCATAGCTGACCACTCAATAGAATATGATGTGATCACTTTCTTGTGTGGGCATGGTTTGGATGCGGATCTCCTCACCTGTCCTCCCCTTTCCCAGTTGATCCCTCAGTTCTTCTTCCTGACGCTGGGCATGGCGGGAGCCTTCGTCTACCTGCTGCGTCTGGCCAGGGGGCCGCATGTCACGTAAGACCCCGCCAACTGcagactgaacacacacaaaatcacgtGTCActgcttttctttctttctcaccctcttcctctctccctttctctctctctctctctctctctctctctctctctctctctctctctctctctctctctctctctctctctctctctctctctctctctctctctctctctctctctctctccctcccaccctgtcTCTCCCGTGTTCCCTCACAACCAGTCACACCTAATGTTTTATAAAAtcaaaaaattaattaaattaaaaggttgccacacacgcacacacacacgcacacacacacacacacacacacacacacacacacacacacacacacacacacacacacacacacacacacacacacacacacacacacacacacacagacacacacacacacacacacacacacacacacacacacacacacacacacacacacacacacccacacacacacaccatgtcttTGCAGACAACTCAAACTGACTTGTTTGGGTGAATATCCTCTGGAGTCCTCCATCTGGAGTCACTCACGAGCTCAACCCAGAGGTAACTTTGCAAGCCAAAACCCTTCAGCGCAAACCCAGTAGGTGTGGTGATGCTGatcacaaagaaacacacacacacacacacacacacacacacacacacacacacacacacacacacattcagacacacacatgaacacatgtaaacagacacacagacacacgtgcacacacacacacacacacacacacacacacacacacacacacatacatacacattcacatacacatatgaacacatgtaaacagacacacagacacgcacacacacacacacacacacacacacacacacacacacacacacacacacacacacacacacacacacacacacacacacacacacacacacacacacacacacacacacacacacacacacaggtccagaCCACCATCCAAACATACTAATTTTCCTTTCACTTTGTTATTtgacgtgtatttatttgtgtctTGTTTTCCGGGGCCGGGCTGGGATCTCCTGCAGATTGTGGGACAAGAGAAACAACCCGGAGCCCTGGAACAAGCTGGATCCCACGTACCAGTACAAGGTGGGCTGGTCCTCCACCCCGCAGCCCTCTGCTGCTGCACACCTTATAGGTCCGGTCAGGAGGAGCACACCTCTGCTGGACAGCACCCAGTTGTACGGTGTGGGGGAACCCTAATTCAGAAATGTCAATGAATTCAAGAAATATGTTGTTATATACTGTGCGATGTTTGATGcaattaacacacacgcacacacacacacacacacacacgcacacacacacgcacgcacacgcacgcgcacgcacaagcacacgcacgcacacgcacacgcacacgcacacgcacacgcacacacacacacacacacacacacacacacacacacacacacacacacacacacacacacacacacaggaggttATGTGTTGGTCGCCCAACGCTCTTTTCCAGATAACTAATTGCTGTTTAAACTTGGCTAACCACAGACCTGTGCGCCTGCATTCTAAGTGAGAGGCGGGACAGAGGGCCGATAAAGTACACATCCAAACAACATCCAACCACGACACACCAGCATCCAATTAGCGCTGATAAAAACGGCCGTCCATCAGTCAAGGAGGGCAGTGGCCCTACTCGGATAATGAGAACATTATCAAGGCTCGTGAAATACAGAGACAAGAGtaggggaaaaaaacaacaatgaaagGAATAATAATTGACAAGGACCCCACGAACAACGGATGCAAATGAGGTGTTTTTGCTGTAGGTTCTCCGAGCTTCTCGGGGCTTGGATGCATCGCCGGTCGCTGCGGACAAAAGGGCACGACTTGGCATGTTTAATTCTTCATGGCAAGGCAAAGGTCTCGCATCAATATGCAGCTGTGTGGTCGAAGCAATAATCGTAATAACtgggagtgggggaggagggggcggcagTGAAGGGCAGCTGACAGGGTTTCATGGTGGACTAATCGAGACTGGGATGCTCACAGGAACAGCGGCATGAATGTGTTCAAGGATTGTGTGTGGCGTCCGTGAAATTCATGCACCCACGGAGGGCTAGCGTCTCCGTGCTAGGGGAAACAACGTACTGAGCTTCACTGTATCATGTTATACTAAACAGTAAGTCAAAGAACTGTGGTCTTTATCCGGATGATccgtgttagtatgtgtgtgtgcgtgtatgtgtgtgtgcattgaatgGGCGTTAATGTGCCTGAAAGTTTTGAGGTATATTTGCACCCAGGTGTGCCGATGAATGTGTGAAGGAGTGTGTCAATATATGCATGCCTGTGCGTGTGAGCATATTAACATTTACACACCTGACAATTTAGGCCTACATCACATCCCCCCCTGTGCATGTGAGGACAGAGCTGATTCATTTAATTTAGGCAAAACAGATTTAAATGTATTCCTCTCGCCTCACACAGTTTGTGGCCGTCAACACGGACTACAAGAGCCTCAAGAAAGAGGGCCCGGACTTCTAGAAGGACCTCCGAGCGACTCCAAGGGCACAGCCTTATGGCGGCAACCTCCTGTCGTCGCCGCGGCGATACACGACTACATCCGCACAGTCCTTTTACggagtctcacacacacacacacacacacacacacacacacacactcacacactccaaAGCACGCCGTTTAAAATAAACACTGTAACCTTGAGGTGAAAGTTGGTTATTAAAGGAAACATGAGGACTGGGCTGTTTGTGGGTTCGTCTGTCGTCTGCTGCTGTCTAGAGGCCTGAACAGCTGTGCTTTTTCTGGAACAATTTGCTGTAATGACTGACTATTAAGTGAAATTATAACGATCCAATACTAGTTGTTTGTTAAGCAAGCATCTGCACAACACTATCGACTTTCTGGGTTAAgtaaactctcacacacacattttttattcattacaCTTTCTTCATATTAATTGTATTGATGtgtttattaatgttttttaattGAATGATATGTTgatataaaaataattataatgataataataataattaaattattattttagaattaaaattaaaattgtAATCCTAAGAGGACCTTGGATTACCTGGGGACCCATGGTGCACCGTTGTCTGTTCACATTTATCCTAAAGATTTTTTAACAAAAAGTCCTCTGAGATTAGTGTTGTATTTGGTCCAGACGGCCATCTCAGATAATCCACTGTTTTGTGTTCTTTAATGGGAAAACTTCTAATTACACAATGGATTAACTATTGCTATTTGAGATAATTCTCTGGGGGGTCATCAAAGAAAATTGTCCTACTCAAAAACCAAAGTCAAAAGTGCTGTATCGACTCTCCCTATTTGAACGGTCGACAAAACTAGGAGAATCCTGTACGATCCTGTACGGCTCTTATAATTACAACTCATGGCTTCCAGAACGTTCTagaaactgaaaaaaatatgtttgactTCCTGGGATTTAATTTCAGCAGGCTTATCATATCATCACAAATTCAACATTTTGGGCCAATATGTCACATCCAATCACATGCTGAGATATGAAATGGAAGATGAAGAGGGACCAGAAATAGCCAGTCAGTCAGGCACCCTAGATGAATATGTATGTGGGTCACAGAGTTCTTTTGAAACcagagtttttttttcattttatttgataCCAGCCCCTCAGAGGGCCATTGCGAGCGGTGGTCCAAGGGAAACAACTCATTGAAATGCCTGATCACTTTTCTGTGTCTGGGAGGACGGACAGAACCAAAAGCCCTCCTTGGTTCTTCCCGTATAGAAGGGGAGGTACTGCTGAGGGACCCACCATGCCTCCAGAATCACTCATTCCCCTAACAAATGCATTCCTGCTGTCGACACTTTGCTGGTGATGAATGCTAAATACGTTGGctccatgttaaaaaaaaaaaaatcaaaatatttttttatttgtgaacATTTGcatgcatatgtatgtatgtatgcatgtggttGCGTGTGGCTCCGTATGCTGTTTGATCTGTTCGTGGGTCCATCTTAGGAGTCCTTCTGTCTGTTCTGGAACTAATATCTACAGTATGTGTTGTGTGCGTTGATTTGGGAGTTGGGGGGTATATGCAGTATACCACAGTCGGTATCAACACAAAGACTCATACCCATAACTCTCCACTAAATGGTACATACATCGGCGCAGGGATTGTCCTCCTAGTTCCTAATTTACGGCTTAATAGAGAACCACTTTGTGAGTTCATCTATCTTCAGCTGCTCCCATAAAGAGGGAGACCACAGGActgactgggaggaggaggggctaggaggaggaggaggtgggggccaCGATCACAGCATCTCTATAAAAGCAATACACCTTCAGACGGGTGGGGCACTCTTCTTTTACTActtccgctgtgtgtgtgtgtgtgtgtgtgtgtgtgtgtgtgtgtgtgtgtgtgtgtgtgtgtgtgtgtgtgtgtgtgtgtgtgtgtgttagtgttctgTCAGTTGCCCAGTACCCGCTGACAGGTAATCAGCCAGGCTATAGTATCACACTGGGGCATAATCACAAGGGCATGTGTTTGCGGGTGTgggtacatgcacacacacacacacacacacacacacacacacacacacacacacacacacacacacacacacacacacacacacacacacacacacacacacacacacacacacacacacattatggttCGTAAACAGCTTTGCGGGTCATTGTGACTGCCTTGCTTCCATTTGTTATTCTTTGTTGTGCTATACGTGCGTCACACTGCAGCTACGATACACCTGTGGCCCAAGTTCATAGGATGGGACTGGAGAAAATTTGGGCCACAAACAAATTGCATTTCCTGTGTACTTGCTCGTGTCTCCTCTCATTTCATTGTAAACAGTCATAGTCGATTTcttcactcttttttttttttcactcggATCAGAGTATATTTGCTATGAGAGCTGATGTTCTTCAATATATAGGTTTTATCTTGTAAATGCTTCAGTGTCACAATTTCTAAAGAGCAAGACTCGACTTCAGGTGGGAGATTATCGCTCCGTTGTACCATCCAACTCTGAGTCTATAGGCTCCTTTTACATGCTAGCTCCTGTTAATTAAAATACATCAAAGAATTATTCCGGCTATAATCATACCTTAGATTTGAGCTTCACATGAAATGACACAGATATCTCCCTGCTCCTTTTAAGCAGGAATAAAATGTACAGCGCCATCTTTGATTCAGCACCTTCCCAGCCGAGGGGAAGTCTGAAGCCTGGACTGGTTTTAGATAAACATACCAACACTTTGTTTGTGACAAACTCGCTCATACGTGGGATTCTGCATGGCTGGCGACCGTGTCAACATTGCCTATTGTGCCTCTCAAAACATCAAACGGTGAGGCAGACATTACATCTAAATGAGGTCTTGCTCTAGCAGGAGGTAAAGCAGCATGCCATTATAATTTCACTTTGGCAAACACTGTCACATAATACCGTCAAGTGATTCCAGAGTCTCTTAcgctgcgcgcacacacacacacacacacacacacacagggacagattTCGCGCGTGCACACAAGCCCCATGGGAACCAGAGAAttgatgggggggagggagaagtgagagaaagagagatgagaCGGATGgacatacaaaaataaaaaacacacagacaggaagaaagaaaaaaaaagagaaagaggagataAAAGGCGGGAGCGTCGGTGAGCCAGCGAGGCCGCCCGCATCAGCACCACTTCCTTTCTTGCGATGGGGCAAAAGCAGATATTTATAGATAAGGATTAGCTTGAATGGCTGAGTTAAGTCTGTAAgttgctggtggaggtgggggtgggggagggggggtgtttgggataaataagtaaatgggacggggggacggggggtgtAAACAGGCAAGGCGGCGCGGAGCCCGGGTGAGGGGGCTGGTGCTGGGAGGCCCCTGGGCGGCTCCACTGATCCACTGGAGATAGCGGTGGTGGGCGCGGTGGTGGGCGCGGTGGGGGGGGTCTTTCATCCGTGCGTTATTGTTTCATGGTGAGCTGAGAAAAACAACCAGGGGTTATACAACAGCTGGGATGATTCTGGGGTCTCCCTAGGACGTTTGTCCTAGGGAGACCCCGACATAGCCCAGCCCTGGACCCGGGTCCATAAACACCAGTATAAAGCACAGCCAACCCCTTTGCGTACATTAGCTGTTCACTGTGTTCAGTGTTCAATGTCAGGGGGTTGGGAGCGTACCCGAGCCGTAAATAGGCACGAGGAAAACGTAGAACGTATAATGCATCTACAGGTAGCTCAGGATGTCGCTCGAGCCACGCCCAACCTGAATGTCTTTGGAGGTGGGAAGAAAGTGTGGTACTTGGTGGAgcctcccacaatgcactgggaccgtagacaaacacaaacacaaggccTCGGCAGAGCCTCGACCCCATGCCTTTAGAGCGGGCAGGCAGcagtggtacacacacacacagtcctgtgtttgttttcttttattcaCTTTTGTTCATTTCATGCTTGTGCAATATTATTTTTAGGCTCCAAACACAGGATCCAACTGGCTAAAATAACAAGGTAAGAAAGGTAGACAACTGCACATTCGGTTAGAAATATCATTCAAGACTATGCATCTATCATCATTTTGCAGGGTCTGTATGTTGCAATGATTGTTATTCGGTAGAATAGCTTGGACGGTAAAAGATAAATAAGGACACAGGAGAAACATTTGTGATGCTTTGGCATTCTTGTTGATCCATCTTGTTGCTCACTGGACGACTGAGAAGTTCCCCATAGAAAAGTGTCATCCGAGGCGAGCCACTGCTTTGCTCAATGTTGCAAGATGCTCGGTTGACTGATGCACGTTTAACCCTGGCCAACTCTGATTAATGCAAACATATACAGGGAGATCCCTGCCCAATCAATATGCAAGTGAGTACAAATGTTCAATCGCAAAAGTATCAACTGAATGCTAAAAGCACAGCAATGGATATTTGACGGAAAGAAAGATTCACATACaaagcacagcacacacacatgctttcaTTATGGATAAATCAAAGCAAATTGATGTGCTTTGTTTATGTGAACAGGACCTGGGATGTCATCACCAGGCAGGCCCTTGCGCATGTGCAACCCCCCATAACCCTCCATCATGTTCCGCCGTGTCTAATCGTGACAGTTATTTCAAGTGACAGAACTAACATGCGTGGATGAGCACACGCAGGCAGAACCAGGCGGCAGAAACCTAAGTACATGATTCCAATTAATGCTGACAATGTAATTTATCCCGCTCCTCATTAAGCACACTTGATTTATCGTCGGAGCAGCCACCAAGGGAGCTTCAATTCGTTTATTTTGGATTTAACAAATACATGCCTTTTATTGCAGTAAAATACTGAAAGGGATGTTTGTTAAAAAGTTTTGATAGATGGACAATATTAGGAGGAGAGTGAACAGATGGCTGGTAATGGCTAATTACTGCCATTACAATTATAAGGCATAGTTTTTCTTCTAATCATAGACTTTGCCCATTTATTAAGCCGCTCCATGTGCTACCAAAAGATACATCATGTTGTTGTGTGATCAAAgttgctgtaggtaagatttagGAGCTATTATTCGATTGTCACTGCTTAGAAATGGCCCTCCCAtccgtcagctattagtgagtgatgTGGTCTGTGAGGATATCTGTTTAGAGTTGACTGCGCACGTTTCTGCTTGAGACCATTCGGATTTCAGAAcactcatttctgaccaataagGTTATCTCTTTTCCTTATTGGTTTGGTGACTCCATCTTAATGGTTGATGAGAGTTGCGGAAATGCAACACTACTTATTGGCAGAGGAACGCAGGGATTGAGGGAGCcgttatttatttgtttcaaaTCTTTCCATCTTCAGCTCCCTCATTACAACAGTCGAATCTGACAAAAAAAGTCAATATAAGAGAATAATGAATTTTCTGCTCATTTATTTCACAATCCCATGGTTATTTTCCTAGCCTGGA
Coding sequences:
- the LOC132471063 gene encoding cytochrome c oxidase subunit NDUFA4; protein product: MIRTMFHHARKHPGLIPQFFFLTLGMAGAFVYLLRLARGPHVTLWDKRNNPEPWNKLDPTYQYKFVAVNTDYKSLKKEGPDF